A genomic window from Balaenoptera acutorostrata chromosome 20, mBalAcu1.1, whole genome shotgun sequence includes:
- the RSKR gene encoding ribosomal protein S6 kinase-related protein isoform X2, giving the protein MGAVSCRKGQHAQMAAPHKETLEPAPLLVEKPLPEWPVPQFINLFLPEFPIRPLRGHQQLKRQINHPFVHSLGDSWQGKRHLFMMCSYCSTDLYSLWSAVGCFSEASIRLFAAELILVLCYLHDFGIIHRDVKMENILLDERGHLKLTDFGLSRHLPQGTRAYTICGTLQYMAPEVLSGGPYNHAADWWSLGVLLFSLSTGKFPVPAERDHVAMLASVTHYDSAIPASLNQGLSLLLHELLCQNPLHRLRYLHHFQVHPFFRGVAFDPELLQKHPVNFVMETQATQSSPSSESMFFKDFDCNLESFLVHPSLA; this is encoded by the exons ATGGGAGCAGTGAGTTGTCGGAAGGGGCAACATGCCCAGATGGCTGCTCCTCATAAG GAGACCCTGGAGCCAGCCCCACTGCTAGTAGAGAAGCCTCTGCCTGAGTGGCCAGTGCCTCAGTTCATCAACCTCTTTCTGCCGGAGTTTCCTATTAGGCCCCTTAGGGGGCATCAGCAGCTGAAG CGACAGATCAACCATCCTTTTGTACACAGTTTGGGGGACAGCTGGCAGGGAAAACGGCACCTCTTCATGA TGTGTAGCTACTGCAGCACAGATCTGTACTCCCTGTGGTCCGCTGTTGGCTGCTTTAGTGAGGCTTCCATCCGCCTCTTTGCTGCTGAGCTGATCCTGGTGCTGT GCTATCTCCATGACTTCGGCATCATCCATCGAGATGTGAAG ATGGAGAATATCCTTCTGGATGAACGAG GCCATCTGAAACTGACAGACTTTGGCCTGTCCCGCCACCTGCCCCAAGGAACCCGAGCCTATACTATCTGTGGCACTCTTCAGTACATGG CCCCAGAGGTCCTGAGTGGAGGGCCTTACAACCATGCTGCTGATTGGTGGTCCCTGGGTGTCTTGCTTTTCTCTCTGTCAACTGGAAAG TTCCCAGTGCCCGCAGAGAGAGATCATGTGGCCATGTTGGCAAGTGTGACCCACTATGACTCTGCGATCCCAGCTTCTCTTAACCAGGGGCTCTCACTCCTGCTCCATGAG CTATTATGCCAGAATCCCCTCCACCGTCTACGTTATTTGCATCACTTCCAGGTCCACCCTTTCTTTCGGGGTGTGGCCTTTGACCCAGAGCTCCTACAGAAGCATCCAGTGAACTTTGTCATGGAGACACAAGCTACCCAGTCCAGTCCATCATCGGAGTCCATGTTCTTCAAGGACTTTGACTGTAATCTGGAGTCCTTCCTGGTGCACCCCAGCCTGGCTTGA
- the RSKR gene encoding ribosomal protein S6 kinase-related protein isoform X3, producing the protein MGAVSCRKGQHAQMAAPHKVVPKVKVLQRDNLRQCKEEVSIQRQINHPFVHSLGDSWQGKRHLFMMCSYCSTDLYSLWSAVGCFSEASIRLFAAELILVLCYLHDFGIIHRDVKMENILLDERGHLKLTDFGLSRHLPQGTRAYTICGTLQYMAPEVLSGGPYNHAADWWSLGVLLFSLSTGKFPVPAERDHVAMLASVTHYDSAIPASLNQGLSLLLHELLCQNPLHRLRYLHHFQVHPFFRGVAFDPELLQKHPVNFVMETQATQSSPSSESMFFKDFDCNLESFLVHPSLA; encoded by the exons ATGGGAGCAGTGAGTTGTCGGAAGGGGCAACATGCCCAGATGGCTGCTCCTCATAAG GTGGTGCCCAAGGTAAAGGTCCTACAGAGGGACAACCTGAGGCAGTGCAAAGAGGAGGTCAGCATCCAG CGACAGATCAACCATCCTTTTGTACACAGTTTGGGGGACAGCTGGCAGGGAAAACGGCACCTCTTCATGA TGTGTAGCTACTGCAGCACAGATCTGTACTCCCTGTGGTCCGCTGTTGGCTGCTTTAGTGAGGCTTCCATCCGCCTCTTTGCTGCTGAGCTGATCCTGGTGCTGT GCTATCTCCATGACTTCGGCATCATCCATCGAGATGTGAAG ATGGAGAATATCCTTCTGGATGAACGAG GCCATCTGAAACTGACAGACTTTGGCCTGTCCCGCCACCTGCCCCAAGGAACCCGAGCCTATACTATCTGTGGCACTCTTCAGTACATGG CCCCAGAGGTCCTGAGTGGAGGGCCTTACAACCATGCTGCTGATTGGTGGTCCCTGGGTGTCTTGCTTTTCTCTCTGTCAACTGGAAAG TTCCCAGTGCCCGCAGAGAGAGATCATGTGGCCATGTTGGCAAGTGTGACCCACTATGACTCTGCGATCCCAGCTTCTCTTAACCAGGGGCTCTCACTCCTGCTCCATGAG CTATTATGCCAGAATCCCCTCCACCGTCTACGTTATTTGCATCACTTCCAGGTCCACCCTTTCTTTCGGGGTGTGGCCTTTGACCCAGAGCTCCTACAGAAGCATCCAGTGAACTTTGTCATGGAGACACAAGCTACCCAGTCCAGTCCATCATCGGAGTCCATGTTCTTCAAGGACTTTGACTGTAATCTGGAGTCCTTCCTGGTGCACCCCAGCCTGGCTTGA
- the RSKR gene encoding ribosomal protein S6 kinase-related protein isoform X1, with product MGAVSCRKGQHAQMAAPHKETLEPAPLLVEKPLPEWPVPQFINLFLPEFPIRPLRGHQQLKILGLVAKGSFGTVLKVLDCGQKAIFVVKVVPKVKVLQRDNLRQCKEEVSIQRQINHPFVHSLGDSWQGKRHLFMMCSYCSTDLYSLWSAVGCFSEASIRLFAAELILVLCYLHDFGIIHRDVKMENILLDERGHLKLTDFGLSRHLPQGTRAYTICGTLQYMAPEVLSGGPYNHAADWWSLGVLLFSLSTGKFPVPAERDHVAMLASVTHYDSAIPASLNQGLSLLLHELLCQNPLHRLRYLHHFQVHPFFRGVAFDPELLQKHPVNFVMETQATQSSPSSESMFFKDFDCNLESFLVHPSLA from the exons ATGGGAGCAGTGAGTTGTCGGAAGGGGCAACATGCCCAGATGGCTGCTCCTCATAAG GAGACCCTGGAGCCAGCCCCACTGCTAGTAGAGAAGCCTCTGCCTGAGTGGCCAGTGCCTCAGTTCATCAACCTCTTTCTGCCGGAGTTTCCTATTAGGCCCCTTAGGGGGCATCAGCAGCTGAAG ATTTTAGGCCTTGTGGCTAAAGGCTCCTTTGGAACTGTCCTCAAGGTGCTAGATTGTGGCCAGAAAGCAATATTTGTGGTGAAG GTGGTGCCCAAGGTAAAGGTCCTACAGAGGGACAACCTGAGGCAGTGCAAAGAGGAGGTCAGCATCCAG CGACAGATCAACCATCCTTTTGTACACAGTTTGGGGGACAGCTGGCAGGGAAAACGGCACCTCTTCATGA TGTGTAGCTACTGCAGCACAGATCTGTACTCCCTGTGGTCCGCTGTTGGCTGCTTTAGTGAGGCTTCCATCCGCCTCTTTGCTGCTGAGCTGATCCTGGTGCTGT GCTATCTCCATGACTTCGGCATCATCCATCGAGATGTGAAG ATGGAGAATATCCTTCTGGATGAACGAG GCCATCTGAAACTGACAGACTTTGGCCTGTCCCGCCACCTGCCCCAAGGAACCCGAGCCTATACTATCTGTGGCACTCTTCAGTACATGG CCCCAGAGGTCCTGAGTGGAGGGCCTTACAACCATGCTGCTGATTGGTGGTCCCTGGGTGTCTTGCTTTTCTCTCTGTCAACTGGAAAG TTCCCAGTGCCCGCAGAGAGAGATCATGTGGCCATGTTGGCAAGTGTGACCCACTATGACTCTGCGATCCCAGCTTCTCTTAACCAGGGGCTCTCACTCCTGCTCCATGAG CTATTATGCCAGAATCCCCTCCACCGTCTACGTTATTTGCATCACTTCCAGGTCCACCCTTTCTTTCGGGGTGTGGCCTTTGACCCAGAGCTCCTACAGAAGCATCCAGTGAACTTTGTCATGGAGACACAAGCTACCCAGTCCAGTCCATCATCGGAGTCCATGTTCTTCAAGGACTTTGACTGTAATCTGGAGTCCTTCCTGGTGCACCCCAGCCTGGCTTGA
- the SPAG5 gene encoding sperm-associated antigen 5 isoform X1, with product MWRVKKLNLSVSPSPQPGKAAMRTPLRELILQPGALTNSGTGPPIAYSSTPSLCKLGLQEGSNNSSPLDFVNAKKTDAPSEQFSHPSTCLEACQHESDEQPLNLIPQTNSTPKTSEEAVDPLGDNVVKTMVLVPSPGGQQQNITLEVHLDTMAETNSFSLDEPLRPGDLLRKGVAPCMEDNFSEIVPAMPEKPTFQDPPSHLLEYPQNPCSEQQLHCSKESLKDSRTEAVPEDLVPSESNALLPSSLLWLSPSTVLAADFPVSLVDPGEEILEHRTIEEREMSFPTFPEEAELGDQALVSNMDDIPSTGLTPNPGEMESQAAPGPAVEHAGSIPVSDMGPWMSPLAWLEKGVNTSVMLENLRQSLSLPSVFRDAAIGTTPFSTCSVGTWFTPPAQQERSTNTSQTGLVGTKDSTSETEHLLWGRPPDLTALSRHDLEDNLLNSLVILEVLSRQLQDWKSQLTGPHPEVQDSSTQTDTSSSGMSKKPQHLQESQEIGQALRQARNVMQSWVLVSKELISLLHLSLLHLDEDKTALSQESRRTETLVSCCFDVLKKLRARLQSLKAEREEAKHREEMALRGKDAAETVLEVFCAHTSQRISQLEQDLASMGEFRGLLKETQTQLVGLHTEQEGLAQQTASLTSALQQDWISMQLDCVTWTALLSRFRQLTEKFTAKSRQTLQERDAAIEEKQQVSRELERVSSHLEDCKSQLEQLESENSRLATDLQAQLQILASMESQLKELQSQHAHFTQDLAMKDQLLCQLTQSSEEKAAQWQKEEMALKHIQAELQQQQAVLAKEVQDLKETLEFAEQENQVAHLELGQVECQLKTTLEILRERSLQCEDLKDTMENLKAQLASTMAEKQQQDLEKTRQYSQELRVLTEQLHSLTLFLQTKLKEKAEPETLPISTACAPSQEHPLPSDSTFLGSTLTAVADEEPESAVPLLGSDKSAFTRVASTVSHQPTETPGIENSLAEMSTMTLELQSLCSLLQESKEEAVRTLQRKICDLQAQLQAQEEQHQEAQKAKEVDIEKLNQALCLRYKNEKELQEVIQQQNEKILEQIDKSGELIRLREEVTQLTRSLRRAETETKVLQETLAGQLNPDSQPMATNWIQEKVWLSQEVDKLRVMFLEMKNEKAKLMVKFQSHRNILEENLRRSDKELKKLDDIVQHIYETLLSIPEVVRGCKELQGLLEFLS from the exons ATGTGGCGGGTGAAAAAACTGAACCTTAGCGTGTCGCCTTCGCCCCAACCG GGAAAAGCAGCTATGAGAACGCCTCTCCGAGAACTTATCCTGCAACCTGGTGCCCTCACCAACTCGGGAACAGGGCCCCCGATAGCCTACTCGTCCACCCCATCACTGTGCAAGCTAGGGCTGCAG GAAGGCAGCAACAACTCATCTCCACTGGATTTTGTTAATGCTAAGAAGACAGACGCCCCTTCAGAACAGTTCAGCCATCCCTCAACATGTCTAGAAGCTTGTCAACATGAATCAGATGAGCAGCCCCTAAATCTGATTCCCCAAACCAATTCTACTCCCAAAACATCTGAGGAAGCAGTAGACCCACTGGGTGACAATGTGGTTAAAACCATGGTCCTTGTACCTTCTCCAGGGGGGCAGCAGCAAAACATTACACTCGAGGTGCATCTAGATACCATGGCAGAGACAAACAGCTTCTCTCTAGATGAGCCTTTGAGGCCAGGAGATCTGCTGAGAAAGGGGGTGGCCCCCTGCATGGAAGACAACTTTTCAGAAATTGTTCCTGCTATGCCTGAGAAACCTACATTTCAGGATCCTCCATCCCATCTGTTGGAGTACCCACAAAATCCCTGTTCTGAGCAACAGCTACACTGCTCCAAGGAAAGCCTGAAGGACAGTAGGACTGAGGCTGTGCCTGAGGACTTAGTCCCTTCTGAAAGTAATGCCTTGTTGCCTTCCTCCCTGCTCTGGCTTTCCCCTTCAACTGTCTTAGCAGCAGATTTCCCTGTCAGTCTTGTGGACCCAGGGGAGGAAATTTTAGAGCACAGAACTatagaggagagagaaatgagcTTTCCCACATTCCCTGAGGAGGCCGAACTGGGAGATCAAGCACTTGTCTCAAATATGGATGATATTCCATCCACAGGCCTGACCCCAAATCCAGGAGAAATGGAATCCCAGGCAGCTCCAGGGCCAGCAGTAGAACATGCTGGTAGCATTCCCGTCTCTGATATGGGGCCTTGGATGTCTCCTCTGGCCTGGCTGGAAAAAGGTGTAAATACCTCCGTCATGCTGGAAAATCTCCGCCAGAGCTtatctcttccctctgtgtttcggGATGCTGCGATTGGCACTACCCCTTTCTCTACTTGCTCGGTGGGGACTTGGTTTACTCCCCCAGCACAGCAGGAAAGGAGTACAAACACATCCCAAACAGGCCTGGTGGGCACCAAGGACAGTACTTCTGAGACAGAGCACCTTCTATGGGG CCGTCCTCCAGATCTCACTGCCTTATCTCGACATGACCTGGAAGATAACCTGCTGAACTCTCTTGTCATTCTGGAGGTTCTCTCCCGCCAGCTGCAGGACTGGAAGAGCCAGCTGACTGGCCCTCACCCAGAAGTTCAGGACAGCAGCACACAGACTGACACCTCTTCCAGTGGG ATGAGTAAGAAACCTCAGCATCTTCAGGAGAGCCAGGAGATTGGACAGGCTCTGCGGCAGGCCAGGAATGTCATG CAGTCATGGGTGCTGGTCTCTAAAGAGCTGATATCCTTGCTTCACCTATCTCTGCTGCACTTAGATGAAGATAAAACTGCTCTGAGTCAGGAG TCTCGGCGTACAGAAACCTTGGTGTCCTGCTGTTTTGATGTGTTGAAGAAATTGAGGGCAAGGCTCCAGAGCCTCAAAGCAGAAAGGGAGGAGGCAAAGCACAGAGAGGAAATGGCCCTCAGAGGCAAAGATGCG GCAGAGACAGTGCTAGAGGTTTTCTGTGCACACACCAGCCAGCGCATCAGCCAGCTGGAACAGGACCTGGCATCCATGGGGGAATTCAGAGGCCTTTTGAAGGAAACCCAGACCCAACTG GTAGGGCTTCATACTGAGCAAGAAGGGTTGGCTCAGCAGACAGCAAGTCTTACTTCAGCCTTGCAGCAGGACTGGATATCCATGCAACTGGAT TGTGTAACATGGACAGCTCTGCTGAGCCGGTTTCGACAACTCACAGAGAAATTTACAGCCAAGAGCCGGCAGACCCTGCAGGAACGTGACGCTGCAATTGAGGAAAAGCAGCAG GTTTCCAGGGAGCTGGAACGAGTCTCTTCCCATTTAGAGGACTGCAAAAGCCAACTAGAACAACTGGAGTCGGAAAACAGTCGCCTGgcaacag ATCTCCAGGCTCAGCTGCAGATTCTGGCCAGCATGGAGAGTCAGCTAAAAGAGCTACAGAGTCAGCATGCCCATTTTACCCAGGACCTGGCCATGAAGGATCAGTTGCTCTGCCAGCTTACCCAGAGCAGTGAGGAGAAGGCTGCTCA ATGGCAAAAGGAAGAGATGGCATTAAAACATATACAGGCAGAGCTGCAGCAACAACAGGCGGTCCTGGCCAAGGAGGTGCAGGACCTAAAGGAGACCCTGGAG TTTGCAGAACAAGAGAATCAGGTTGCTCACCTGGAGCTGGGCCAGGTTGAGTGTCAGTTGAAAACCACACTGGAAATACTCCGGGAGCGCAGCCTGCAGTGTGAGGACCTGAAGGACACCATGGAGAACCTGAA GGCTCAACTGGCCAGCACCATGGCAGAGAAACAGCAGCAAGACCTGGAGAAGACACGCCAGTATTCCCAAGAGCTAAGGGTGCTGACTGAGCAACTCCATAGCCTGACCCTCTTCCTGCAGACAAAACTAAAGGAGAAG GCTGAACCAGAGACCCTCCCGATAAGCACAGCCTGTGCTCCTTCCCAGGAACACCCTCTGCCCAGTGACAGCACCTTTTTGGGAAGCACCCTGACAGCAGTGGCAGATGAAG AGCCAGAATCAGCTGTGCCCTTGCTTGGAAGTGACAAGAGTGCTTTCACCAGAGTAGCATCAACGGTTTCCCATCAGCCTACAG aaacCCCAGGCATCGAGAATAGCCTGGCAGAAATGAGTACTATGACTCTGGAGCTTCAGAGCCTGTGTTCCCTGCTGCAGGAGTCTAAAGAAGAGGCTGTCAGGACTCTGCAGCGAAAGAT ATGTGATCTGCAGGCTCAGCTGCAGGCCCAGGAAGAACAGCATCAGGAAGCCCAGAAGGCAAAGGAAGTGGACATAGAGAAGCTGAACCAGGCCTTGTGCTTGCGCTACAAG AATGAAAAGGAACTCCAGGAAGTGATACAGCAGCAGAACGAGAAGATCCTAGAGCAGATAGACAAGAGTGGTGAGCTCATA AGGCTTAGAGAGGAGGTGACCCAGCTCACCCGTTCACTTCGACGTGCGGAGACAGAGACTAAGGTGCTCCAAGAGACCCTGGCAGGCCAGCTGAACCCCGACAGTCAGCCCATGGCCACTAACTGGATCCAGGAGAAAGTGTGGCTCTCCCAGGAG GTGGACAAGCTGAGGGTGATGTTCctggagatgaaaaatgagaaggcaaAACTCATGGTCAAGTTCCAGAGCCAT AGAAACATCCTGGAAGAGAATCTGCGGCGCTCTGACAAGGAGTTAAAGAAACTAGATGACATTGTTCAGCATATTTATGAG ACTCTGCTGTCCATCCCAGAGGTCGTGAGGGGTTGCAAGGAGCTACAGGGATTGCTGGAGTTTCTGAGCTAA
- the SPAG5 gene encoding sperm-associated antigen 5 isoform X2, giving the protein MWRVKKLNLSVSPSPQPGKAAMRTPLRELILQPGALTNSGTGPPIAYSSTPSLCKLGLQEGSNNSSPLDFVNAKKTDAPSEQFSHPSTCLEACQHESDEQPLNLIPQTNSTPKTSEEAVDPLGDNVVKTMVLVPSPGGQQQNITLEVHLDTMAETNSFSLDEPLRPGDLLRKGVAPCMEDNFSEIVPAMPEKPTFQDPPSHLLEYPQNPCSEQQLHCSKESLKDSRTEAVPEDLVPSESNALLPSSLLWLSPSTVLAADFPVSLVDPGEEILEHRTIEEREMSFPTFPEEAELGDQALVSNMDDIPSTGLTPNPGEMESQAAPGPAVEHAGSIPVSDMGPWMSPLAWLEKGVNTSVMLENLRQSLSLPSVFRDAAIGTTPFSTCSVGTWFTPPAQQERSTNTSQTGLVGTKDSTSETEHLLWGRPPDLTALSRHDLEDNLLNSLVILEVLSRQLQDWKSQLTGPHPEVQDSSTQTDTSSSGMSKKPQHLQESQEIGQALRQARNVMSWVLVSKELISLLHLSLLHLDEDKTALSQESRRTETLVSCCFDVLKKLRARLQSLKAEREEAKHREEMALRGKDAAETVLEVFCAHTSQRISQLEQDLASMGEFRGLLKETQTQLVGLHTEQEGLAQQTASLTSALQQDWISMQLDCVTWTALLSRFRQLTEKFTAKSRQTLQERDAAIEEKQQVSRELERVSSHLEDCKSQLEQLESENSRLATDLQAQLQILASMESQLKELQSQHAHFTQDLAMKDQLLCQLTQSSEEKAAQWQKEEMALKHIQAELQQQQAVLAKEVQDLKETLEFAEQENQVAHLELGQVECQLKTTLEILRERSLQCEDLKDTMENLKAQLASTMAEKQQQDLEKTRQYSQELRVLTEQLHSLTLFLQTKLKEKAEPETLPISTACAPSQEHPLPSDSTFLGSTLTAVADEEPESAVPLLGSDKSAFTRVASTVSHQPTETPGIENSLAEMSTMTLELQSLCSLLQESKEEAVRTLQRKICDLQAQLQAQEEQHQEAQKAKEVDIEKLNQALCLRYKNEKELQEVIQQQNEKILEQIDKSGELIRLREEVTQLTRSLRRAETETKVLQETLAGQLNPDSQPMATNWIQEKVWLSQEVDKLRVMFLEMKNEKAKLMVKFQSHRNILEENLRRSDKELKKLDDIVQHIYETLLSIPEVVRGCKELQGLLEFLS; this is encoded by the exons ATGTGGCGGGTGAAAAAACTGAACCTTAGCGTGTCGCCTTCGCCCCAACCG GGAAAAGCAGCTATGAGAACGCCTCTCCGAGAACTTATCCTGCAACCTGGTGCCCTCACCAACTCGGGAACAGGGCCCCCGATAGCCTACTCGTCCACCCCATCACTGTGCAAGCTAGGGCTGCAG GAAGGCAGCAACAACTCATCTCCACTGGATTTTGTTAATGCTAAGAAGACAGACGCCCCTTCAGAACAGTTCAGCCATCCCTCAACATGTCTAGAAGCTTGTCAACATGAATCAGATGAGCAGCCCCTAAATCTGATTCCCCAAACCAATTCTACTCCCAAAACATCTGAGGAAGCAGTAGACCCACTGGGTGACAATGTGGTTAAAACCATGGTCCTTGTACCTTCTCCAGGGGGGCAGCAGCAAAACATTACACTCGAGGTGCATCTAGATACCATGGCAGAGACAAACAGCTTCTCTCTAGATGAGCCTTTGAGGCCAGGAGATCTGCTGAGAAAGGGGGTGGCCCCCTGCATGGAAGACAACTTTTCAGAAATTGTTCCTGCTATGCCTGAGAAACCTACATTTCAGGATCCTCCATCCCATCTGTTGGAGTACCCACAAAATCCCTGTTCTGAGCAACAGCTACACTGCTCCAAGGAAAGCCTGAAGGACAGTAGGACTGAGGCTGTGCCTGAGGACTTAGTCCCTTCTGAAAGTAATGCCTTGTTGCCTTCCTCCCTGCTCTGGCTTTCCCCTTCAACTGTCTTAGCAGCAGATTTCCCTGTCAGTCTTGTGGACCCAGGGGAGGAAATTTTAGAGCACAGAACTatagaggagagagaaatgagcTTTCCCACATTCCCTGAGGAGGCCGAACTGGGAGATCAAGCACTTGTCTCAAATATGGATGATATTCCATCCACAGGCCTGACCCCAAATCCAGGAGAAATGGAATCCCAGGCAGCTCCAGGGCCAGCAGTAGAACATGCTGGTAGCATTCCCGTCTCTGATATGGGGCCTTGGATGTCTCCTCTGGCCTGGCTGGAAAAAGGTGTAAATACCTCCGTCATGCTGGAAAATCTCCGCCAGAGCTtatctcttccctctgtgtttcggGATGCTGCGATTGGCACTACCCCTTTCTCTACTTGCTCGGTGGGGACTTGGTTTACTCCCCCAGCACAGCAGGAAAGGAGTACAAACACATCCCAAACAGGCCTGGTGGGCACCAAGGACAGTACTTCTGAGACAGAGCACCTTCTATGGGG CCGTCCTCCAGATCTCACTGCCTTATCTCGACATGACCTGGAAGATAACCTGCTGAACTCTCTTGTCATTCTGGAGGTTCTCTCCCGCCAGCTGCAGGACTGGAAGAGCCAGCTGACTGGCCCTCACCCAGAAGTTCAGGACAGCAGCACACAGACTGACACCTCTTCCAGTGGG ATGAGTAAGAAACCTCAGCATCTTCAGGAGAGCCAGGAGATTGGACAGGCTCTGCGGCAGGCCAGGAATGTCATG TCATGGGTGCTGGTCTCTAAAGAGCTGATATCCTTGCTTCACCTATCTCTGCTGCACTTAGATGAAGATAAAACTGCTCTGAGTCAGGAG TCTCGGCGTACAGAAACCTTGGTGTCCTGCTGTTTTGATGTGTTGAAGAAATTGAGGGCAAGGCTCCAGAGCCTCAAAGCAGAAAGGGAGGAGGCAAAGCACAGAGAGGAAATGGCCCTCAGAGGCAAAGATGCG GCAGAGACAGTGCTAGAGGTTTTCTGTGCACACACCAGCCAGCGCATCAGCCAGCTGGAACAGGACCTGGCATCCATGGGGGAATTCAGAGGCCTTTTGAAGGAAACCCAGACCCAACTG GTAGGGCTTCATACTGAGCAAGAAGGGTTGGCTCAGCAGACAGCAAGTCTTACTTCAGCCTTGCAGCAGGACTGGATATCCATGCAACTGGAT TGTGTAACATGGACAGCTCTGCTGAGCCGGTTTCGACAACTCACAGAGAAATTTACAGCCAAGAGCCGGCAGACCCTGCAGGAACGTGACGCTGCAATTGAGGAAAAGCAGCAG GTTTCCAGGGAGCTGGAACGAGTCTCTTCCCATTTAGAGGACTGCAAAAGCCAACTAGAACAACTGGAGTCGGAAAACAGTCGCCTGgcaacag ATCTCCAGGCTCAGCTGCAGATTCTGGCCAGCATGGAGAGTCAGCTAAAAGAGCTACAGAGTCAGCATGCCCATTTTACCCAGGACCTGGCCATGAAGGATCAGTTGCTCTGCCAGCTTACCCAGAGCAGTGAGGAGAAGGCTGCTCA ATGGCAAAAGGAAGAGATGGCATTAAAACATATACAGGCAGAGCTGCAGCAACAACAGGCGGTCCTGGCCAAGGAGGTGCAGGACCTAAAGGAGACCCTGGAG TTTGCAGAACAAGAGAATCAGGTTGCTCACCTGGAGCTGGGCCAGGTTGAGTGTCAGTTGAAAACCACACTGGAAATACTCCGGGAGCGCAGCCTGCAGTGTGAGGACCTGAAGGACACCATGGAGAACCTGAA GGCTCAACTGGCCAGCACCATGGCAGAGAAACAGCAGCAAGACCTGGAGAAGACACGCCAGTATTCCCAAGAGCTAAGGGTGCTGACTGAGCAACTCCATAGCCTGACCCTCTTCCTGCAGACAAAACTAAAGGAGAAG GCTGAACCAGAGACCCTCCCGATAAGCACAGCCTGTGCTCCTTCCCAGGAACACCCTCTGCCCAGTGACAGCACCTTTTTGGGAAGCACCCTGACAGCAGTGGCAGATGAAG AGCCAGAATCAGCTGTGCCCTTGCTTGGAAGTGACAAGAGTGCTTTCACCAGAGTAGCATCAACGGTTTCCCATCAGCCTACAG aaacCCCAGGCATCGAGAATAGCCTGGCAGAAATGAGTACTATGACTCTGGAGCTTCAGAGCCTGTGTTCCCTGCTGCAGGAGTCTAAAGAAGAGGCTGTCAGGACTCTGCAGCGAAAGAT ATGTGATCTGCAGGCTCAGCTGCAGGCCCAGGAAGAACAGCATCAGGAAGCCCAGAAGGCAAAGGAAGTGGACATAGAGAAGCTGAACCAGGCCTTGTGCTTGCGCTACAAG AATGAAAAGGAACTCCAGGAAGTGATACAGCAGCAGAACGAGAAGATCCTAGAGCAGATAGACAAGAGTGGTGAGCTCATA AGGCTTAGAGAGGAGGTGACCCAGCTCACCCGTTCACTTCGACGTGCGGAGACAGAGACTAAGGTGCTCCAAGAGACCCTGGCAGGCCAGCTGAACCCCGACAGTCAGCCCATGGCCACTAACTGGATCCAGGAGAAAGTGTGGCTCTCCCAGGAG GTGGACAAGCTGAGGGTGATGTTCctggagatgaaaaatgagaaggcaaAACTCATGGTCAAGTTCCAGAGCCAT AGAAACATCCTGGAAGAGAATCTGCGGCGCTCTGACAAGGAGTTAAAGAAACTAGATGACATTGTTCAGCATATTTATGAG ACTCTGCTGTCCATCCCAGAGGTCGTGAGGGGTTGCAAGGAGCTACAGGGATTGCTGGAGTTTCTGAGCTAA